In Mucilaginibacter celer, one DNA window encodes the following:
- a CDS encoding glycoside hydrolase family 15 protein: MKHQERPYQPIENYGIIGNLQTVALVSLTGSIDFMSFPRFDSPTIFASLLDSKKGGYFSVEPQLADATTKQLYIPGTAILLTRFFADGGIAEITDYMPLPDTAGVSVCAIVRKVTPVRGKIKFKMHCVPRFDYAAAKHNTELKKNGIVFRSINDGNAKLKLMADIPLELKKADGYAEFTLEEGEVAHIVLESMEEESEQAFSDINYYVKQTYLETIHLWRTWLNKTSYKGRYSEHIYRSAITLKLLTSAQFGSVVAAPTFGLPETIGGNRNWDYRFTWIRDAAFTMYAFLALGMNDEATAFLDWIFNLCQETKLQLLYHINGKGGVQEAELKHLDGYKGSKPVRIGNGAAQQTQIDIYGELIDTIYIYNKTYKPITYQFWELITKQVACVISDWQLPDHGIWEIRNEKKEFLHTRLMCWVAMDRAIKIAEHRSFPYPEAEWRAVRDEIYKDIYDNFWNEEIGAWVQYKGSSHVDASALLMPLTHYISAIEPRWLSTMKVIDKELKLDVLVSRYQNNIEKVDGLDGEEGTFNMCSFWYIEALAKTGEIDRAVESFEKMMGYANHLGLFSEELGKKGEHLGNFPQAFTHLALISAALELDKQLGRQRELRL, encoded by the coding sequence ATGAAACACCAGGAACGACCATACCAACCAATTGAAAACTATGGCATTATAGGCAACCTGCAAACGGTAGCGCTGGTGTCGCTCACGGGCTCTATCGATTTTATGTCGTTCCCCCGGTTTGATTCGCCTACCATTTTTGCTTCCCTGCTCGATTCAAAAAAGGGTGGTTATTTTTCTGTCGAGCCTCAATTGGCCGATGCCACTACCAAACAACTTTACATTCCCGGAACTGCCATATTGCTAACCCGTTTTTTTGCCGATGGGGGTATTGCTGAAATTACAGACTATATGCCTTTGCCCGATACAGCGGGTGTTTCGGTATGTGCCATTGTACGCAAGGTTACGCCGGTGCGCGGCAAAATAAAATTTAAAATGCATTGTGTGCCACGATTCGACTACGCGGCCGCTAAACATAACACCGAATTGAAGAAAAACGGTATTGTTTTTCGCAGCATTAACGATGGTAATGCCAAACTGAAGCTGATGGCCGATATCCCGTTGGAATTAAAAAAAGCAGATGGCTATGCCGAGTTTACGTTAGAAGAAGGTGAAGTTGCCCATATCGTGCTCGAATCAATGGAAGAGGAGAGTGAACAGGCTTTCAGCGATATCAATTATTATGTAAAACAAACCTATCTCGAAACCATACACCTTTGGCGTACCTGGCTTAATAAAACCAGCTACAAGGGGCGTTACAGCGAACATATTTACCGCTCGGCTATTACGCTAAAGCTGCTTACTTCGGCACAATTCGGTTCGGTAGTGGCGGCACCTACCTTTGGTTTGCCCGAAACCATTGGCGGCAATCGTAACTGGGATTACCGTTTTACCTGGATCCGTGATGCGGCGTTCACTATGTATGCGTTTTTGGCTTTAGGAATGAATGATGAGGCAACCGCTTTTTTGGATTGGATCTTTAACCTTTGCCAGGAAACCAAACTCCAGCTGCTTTATCATATTAACGGAAAAGGGGGCGTACAGGAAGCTGAACTGAAACACCTGGATGGATATAAAGGCTCAAAACCGGTGAGAATAGGCAACGGCGCAGCACAGCAAACCCAAATTGATATTTACGGCGAACTGATAGATACCATATACATTTATAATAAAACCTATAAACCCATTACCTACCAGTTTTGGGAACTGATAACCAAACAGGTAGCCTGCGTAATAAGCGACTGGCAACTGCCTGACCACGGCATCTGGGAGATCAGGAACGAAAAAAAAGAGTTTCTGCACACCCGCCTGATGTGCTGGGTAGCGATGGACAGGGCCATTAAGATAGCCGAACATCGTTCCTTTCCTTATCCCGAAGCTGAGTGGAGAGCGGTGCGTGATGAGATTTATAAAGATATTTACGATAATTTCTGGAATGAGGAGATAGGGGCCTGGGTACAATATAAAGGCAGCAGTCATGTTGATGCCAGCGCTTTGCTAATGCCTTTAACCCACTATATTTCGGCTATTGAACCGCGGTGGCTATCAACCATGAAGGTAATAGATAAAGAGCTTAAACTGGATGTGCTGGTAAGCAGGTACCAAAACAACATAGAAAAAGTAGACGGGCTTGACGGAGAAGAAGGTACTTTTAATATGTGTTCATTCTGGTACATTGAAGCGCTTGCCAAAACCGGCGAGATTGACCGGGCGGTTGAGAGTTTTGAAAAGATGATGGGTTATGCCAATCATCTCGGTTTGTTTAGCGAAGAGTTGGGCAAAAAAGGAGAGCACCTTGGCAATTTCCCGCAAGCCTTTACGCACCTCGCGCTCATTAGCGCCGCGCTTGAACTGGATAAGCAACTGGGGCGGCAGCGGGAACTTAGATTGTAA
- a CDS encoding DUF2185 domain-containing protein, translating into MSKNFKLKPEQIKQLITPMGGCLATDKITVDGLGVDYMYREDAHNELDSGWRFFSGTEDQAYVDDPNNTSVYDVNTIANYDPAIIPYLNLPVGAELERVRGTDEFDVLAG; encoded by the coding sequence ATGAGTAAAAACTTTAAACTTAAACCAGAACAAATAAAACAACTAATTACCCCGATGGGCGGCTGCCTGGCCACCGATAAAATTACCGTTGATGGCCTCGGTGTTGATTATATGTACCGCGAAGATGCGCACAATGAATTAGATAGCGGCTGGAGGTTTTTCTCCGGAACTGAGGATCAGGCTTATGTTGATGACCCGAATAACACTTCGGTTTATGATGTGAATACCATTGCCAATTATGATCCTGCAATCATCCCTTATCTGAATTTGCCCGTTGGAGCTGAACTGGAGCGTGTGCGGGGTACGGATGAGTTTGATGTTTTGGCGGGATAG
- the metE gene encoding 5-methyltetrahydropteroyltriglutamate--homocysteine S-methyltransferase — protein MLTQNLGYPRIGSRRELKKVCENYWAGKTGLKNVLTVGKYIREENWLLQKEAGIDLIPSNDFSFYDQVLDHSLMFGAIPKRYHEVINQKGNAELDLYFAMARGYQKEGLDVVAMEMTKWFDTNYHYIVPEFYKDQQFKLFSTKIIDEFYEAKQLGIISKPVLIGPVSYLLLGKEKESGFNRIYLVKNLLPVYLDILGKLKALGAEWIQFDEPFLALDLDEKTQQVFKETYKAIKKEFPSLKIMLATYFEQLGNNTALATSLPADALHIDLVRAPQQLDEVITHLQAKTILSLGVVDGRNVWKNDFVNSLGIIKKAIDGIGADRVWIAPSCSLIHSPCDLQNETNEAVLTPEIKQWLAFARQKINEVALLAKLSDSNVSDGSLHQLAKNREANEARRTSTLIHNQLVKDRVSAITENDAKRENGFPVRKALQQQVLNLPLFATTTIGSFPQTTEVRGWRARLKKAELTEAEYDKLIAIETEKAIRWQEEIGLDVLVHGEFERNDMVEYFGEQLAGFTFTANGWVQSYGSRCVKPPIIYGDVSRPEAMTVKWSAYAQFLTQKWMKGMLTGPVTILQWSFVRNDQPRSETCTQIALAIRDEVCDLEAAGIKIIQIDEPAIREGLPLRKTDWDKYLDWAVKAFRISASGVQDTTQIHTHMCYSEFNDIIKNIADMDADVITIETSRSQMELLDVFADFKYPNEIGPGVYDIHSPRVPDRKEMISLLKKAQAVIPDAQLWVNPDCGLKTRGWDETKRALIEMVEAAKVIRESVTDNIVS, from the coding sequence ATGCTAACGCAAAACTTAGGCTACCCGCGTATTGGTAGCCGGCGCGAATTAAAAAAAGTCTGCGAAAATTACTGGGCAGGCAAAACGGGGTTAAAAAATGTGCTTACGGTAGGTAAGTACATCCGCGAAGAAAACTGGCTGCTGCAAAAAGAAGCAGGCATCGATCTGATCCCTTCAAACGATTTTTCATTTTACGATCAGGTGCTCGATCATTCCCTGATGTTCGGTGCTATCCCCAAACGCTACCACGAGGTGATTAACCAAAAAGGCAATGCCGAGCTCGATTTGTATTTCGCCATGGCCCGTGGTTATCAAAAGGAAGGGCTTGATGTAGTAGCCATGGAAATGACCAAATGGTTTGATACCAATTACCACTACATCGTTCCGGAGTTTTATAAAGATCAGCAGTTTAAACTTTTCTCTACCAAAATTATCGATGAATTTTACGAGGCTAAGCAATTGGGCATTATCAGCAAACCGGTATTGATTGGCCCGGTATCGTACCTGTTATTGGGTAAAGAAAAGGAGAGCGGTTTTAACAGGATCTACCTGGTTAAAAACCTGTTGCCCGTTTACCTCGATATTTTGGGTAAACTAAAGGCTTTGGGCGCTGAATGGATCCAGTTTGATGAGCCGTTTTTAGCTCTTGATCTGGATGAAAAAACACAGCAGGTTTTCAAAGAAACCTACAAGGCGATAAAAAAAGAGTTTCCATCGCTAAAAATAATGCTGGCAACCTATTTTGAGCAATTGGGCAATAATACCGCCCTGGCAACTTCATTACCGGCTGATGCCCTGCATATCGACCTGGTGCGCGCTCCGCAGCAGTTGGATGAGGTAATTACTCATCTGCAAGCCAAAACAATACTGTCTTTAGGTGTGGTTGACGGCCGCAACGTTTGGAAAAACGACTTTGTTAATTCGCTCGGCATCATCAAAAAAGCTATAGATGGGATAGGGGCCGACCGTGTTTGGATAGCCCCCTCATGTTCGTTAATTCACTCGCCCTGCGATTTGCAAAACGAAACTAACGAGGCCGTACTTACTCCCGAAATTAAACAATGGCTGGCCTTTGCCCGTCAAAAAATAAACGAGGTGGCATTGCTGGCCAAATTATCGGACTCTAACGTAAGCGATGGCAGCCTGCACCAGTTGGCTAAAAATCGCGAAGCAAATGAAGCGCGCCGTACATCAACCTTAATTCACAACCAGTTGGTTAAAGACAGGGTTAGTGCTATAACCGAAAATGATGCTAAAAGAGAAAATGGTTTTCCTGTGCGTAAGGCATTACAACAGCAGGTGCTTAACCTGCCGCTTTTTGCCACCACAACCATTGGCTCGTTCCCGCAAACTACCGAGGTGCGCGGCTGGCGCGCCCGTTTAAAAAAGGCTGAACTAACCGAAGCCGAATACGATAAACTGATTGCCATTGAAACCGAAAAAGCTATAAGATGGCAGGAAGAAATTGGCCTCGACGTATTGGTACACGGCGAATTTGAGCGTAACGATATGGTGGAATACTTCGGCGAGCAACTGGCCGGTTTTACCTTTACCGCCAATGGCTGGGTGCAAAGCTACGGAAGCCGCTGTGTTAAGCCGCCTATAATTTATGGTGATGTTTCAAGGCCCGAAGCGATGACGGTTAAATGGTCGGCCTATGCGCAGTTTTTAACGCAGAAGTGGATGAAGGGCATGCTGACCGGACCGGTAACTATTTTACAATGGTCGTTTGTGCGGAATGATCAGCCCCGTTCTGAAACCTGTACGCAGATAGCCCTGGCCATTCGCGATGAGGTATGCGATCTGGAAGCGGCAGGTATCAAAATTATCCAGATAGATGAGCCCGCCATACGCGAAGGCCTGCCTTTACGCAAAACAGATTGGGATAAATACCTGGATTGGGCGGTTAAAGCGTTCCGCATTTCGGCCAGCGGCGTTCAGGACACCACGCAAATTCATACCCACATGTGCTATTCCGAGTTTAACGATATCATTAAAAACATAGCCGATATGGATGCCGACGTAATTACGATAGAAACATCCCGATCGCAAATGGAGCTACTGGATGTTTTTGCTGATTTTAAATATCCTAATGAGATTGGCCCCGGCGTTTATGATATCCACTCGCCACGTGTGCCTGATCGTAAGGAGATGATCAGCCTGTTGAAAAAAGCGCAGGCCGTTATTCCGGATGCCCAGCTTTGGGTAAACCCGGATTGTGGTTTAAAAACCCGCGGATGGGATGAAACCAAACGGGCTTTAATTGAAATGGTTGAGGCGGCAAAGGTTATTCGGGAAAGCGTTACTGATAATATAGTTTCTTAA
- a CDS encoding glycoside hydrolase family 32 protein: MMTNKRLLLLAVFCFILPRLATAQNHDVETYRDQYRPQIHFSPAAHWINDPNGMVYFNHTYHLFFQYYPDATVWGPMHWGHATSTDLVHWKELPIALYPDSLGYIFSGSAVVDSNNTSGLGKKGKIPLVAIFTHHNPNGEKAGTNNYQNQSLAYSLDNGITWTKYAGNPVLNNPGIKDFRDPKVMWYARQKKWIMTLATKDRITFYSSPNLKKWKKESEFGATIGAHGGVWECPDLFPLKLNGKTHWVLIVNINPGGPNGGSATQYFTGDFNGSKFTPRDTKTRWLDYGPDEYAGITWGNTGSRKIFLGWMSNWEYANQVPTEKWRNAMTIPRELSLKAVNNEVLLASAPAKELNALTAKTLVLKPTVKAGQDILANLNKQYKQYRFDAKLRNKPGFRIKLSNDEGETMVIGYDNKTGNYYIDRSASGKTDFNPNFAKTAYAPRLAFPKTSDIHLIIDASSIEFFADGGLTTMTAVCFPHKPYTHLYIEILKVSDIVQPSVSGLVSIHGNK, encoded by the coding sequence ATGATGACTAATAAACGCCTCCTGCTGCTGGCCGTGTTTTGCTTTATATTGCCGCGTTTAGCCACGGCTCAAAATCACGATGTTGAAACCTACCGGGATCAATACCGCCCGCAAATTCATTTTTCGCCTGCAGCGCACTGGATCAATGATCCTAACGGGATGGTTTATTTTAATCATACCTACCACCTGTTTTTTCAGTATTATCCTGATGCTACCGTATGGGGGCCGATGCATTGGGGTCATGCCACCAGTACCGATCTTGTTCATTGGAAAGAGCTACCCATTGCCTTATATCCCGATAGCCTGGGCTACATTTTTTCGGGGAGCGCCGTTGTTGATTCAAACAATACTTCGGGCTTGGGTAAAAAGGGAAAAATACCTTTGGTGGCCATTTTTACACATCACAACCCTAACGGCGAAAAGGCCGGCACCAATAATTATCAAAACCAAAGCCTCGCCTATAGTTTGGATAATGGCATTACCTGGACAAAATACGCAGGCAACCCAGTGCTGAATAACCCGGGAATTAAAGATTTTCGTGACCCGAAGGTGATGTGGTATGCCCGGCAAAAAAAATGGATAATGACGCTGGCTACTAAAGACAGGATTACTTTTTACTCATCGCCTAATTTAAAAAAATGGAAAAAAGAAAGCGAGTTTGGCGCAACCATAGGTGCACACGGCGGTGTTTGGGAATGTCCGGATCTGTTTCCACTTAAATTAAATGGGAAAACACATTGGGTGCTTATTGTAAATATTAATCCCGGTGGCCCTAACGGCGGTTCGGCAACGCAGTATTTTACAGGCGATTTTAATGGCAGCAAATTTACCCCGCGCGATACCAAAACCCGCTGGCTGGATTATGGCCCCGACGAGTATGCAGGCATTACCTGGGGCAATACAGGCAGCCGCAAAATTTTTCTGGGCTGGATGAGCAACTGGGAATATGCCAACCAGGTACCTACCGAAAAATGGCGTAACGCCATGACTATCCCCCGCGAATTATCTTTAAAAGCGGTTAATAATGAGGTATTGCTGGCTTCCGCCCCGGCTAAAGAGCTTAATGCGCTTACCGCAAAAACTTTGGTTTTAAAACCAACCGTTAAAGCAGGTCAGGATATTTTGGCAAACCTTAACAAACAATATAAGCAGTACAGGTTTGATGCAAAGCTTCGCAATAAACCCGGCTTCAGGATTAAGCTATCAAACGACGAGGGCGAAACGATGGTTATCGGATATGACAACAAGACAGGCAATTACTACATTGATCGCTCAGCATCCGGCAAAACGGATTTTAACCCCAATTTTGCTAAAACAGCTTACGCGCCAAGATTAGCTTTTCCTAAAACATCCGATATTCATTTAATTATCGATGCATCATCCATTGAGTTTTTTGCCGACGGAGGGTTAACTACCATGACAGCGGTATGTTTTCCGCACAAGCCGTACACTCATCTTTATATTGAGATATTAAAAGTATCGGATATTGTGCAGCCATCGGTTTCAGGGTTGGTGTCTATCCATGGTAATAAGTAA
- a CDS encoding aldo/keto reductase: protein MEYRKLGNTDLALSAITYGAFAIGGTMWGGNEKQDSINAIHASLDHGVTTLDTAPFYGFGLSEELIGEAIKGKDRSKIQLLTKFGLVWDGSNEGKGEYFFDAGADGKSIPVYRYAAKANVIKEVEESLKRLGTDYIDLLQLHWPDGTTPIDETMDALNQLIAQGKIRAAGVSNYSLGQMQEAGKTIGLASNQVPYSMLNRSIEQDVVPYAIQNNIGIIAYSPLERGLLTGKYFKEAKLKADDHRNGYFGQFDPEKIKALLNKLTPLAEAKKASLSQLVLRWTTLQPGISIVLAGARNAEQAADNAAAMNFSLSEDELKMIGDWLKQV, encoded by the coding sequence ATGGAATACAGGAAATTAGGAAATACAGACCTCGCCTTATCGGCCATTACTTACGGCGCTTTTGCCATAGGCGGCACCATGTGGGGCGGTAATGAAAAACAGGATTCGATTAATGCTATCCATGCCTCATTAGATCATGGTGTTACCACGCTTGATACAGCGCCGTTTTATGGTTTTGGCTTAAGTGAAGAATTGATTGGCGAAGCGATAAAAGGTAAAGACAGGAGCAAAATTCAACTACTTACCAAGTTTGGCCTGGTATGGGATGGCAGTAACGAGGGGAAAGGCGAATACTTTTTTGATGCCGGAGCCGATGGCAAAAGCATCCCGGTTTACCGTTATGCCGCTAAAGCTAATGTGATAAAAGAGGTTGAAGAAAGCCTGAAACGCTTAGGTACCGACTACATTGACCTGCTGCAGTTGCACTGGCCTGATGGTACAACGCCAATTGATGAGACCATGGATGCTTTAAACCAGCTGATAGCACAGGGTAAAATCAGGGCAGCGGGTGTAAGCAATTACAGCCTTGGCCAAATGCAGGAGGCCGGTAAAACCATCGGCCTTGCATCAAACCAGGTGCCTTACAGCATGCTTAACCGTAGCATTGAACAAGATGTGGTGCCTTATGCCATTCAAAATAACATCGGCATTATAGCCTACAGTCCGCTGGAACGGGGACTGCTTACCGGAAAGTATTTTAAAGAAGCTAAGTTAAAGGCCGATGACCACCGCAATGGTTATTTCGGGCAGTTTGATCCTGAAAAGATAAAGGCATTATTGAATAAGTTAACACCACTGGCTGAGGCAAAAAAAGCAAGCCTTTCGCAGTTGGTTTTACGTTGGACAACCCTGCAACCGGGCATCAGCATTGTATTAGCCGGAGCGCGCAATGCCGAACAGGCTGCTGATAATGCTGCCGCGATGAACTTTAGTTTGAGTGAAGATGAGCTGAAAATGATAGGTGATTGGTTGAAACAAGTATAA
- a CDS encoding putative quinol monooxygenase gives MNIYLTALLKCKPGYAAQIKPILEQLVTNSKQEAACQQYELYQDNENENLFIFHEIWQDAAGFEQHTQQPHYLQFGQQAGQMLDGEVIVYKTQRVA, from the coding sequence ATGAACATTTACTTAACCGCACTGCTTAAGTGTAAACCGGGCTATGCCGCCCAGATAAAGCCAATTTTAGAACAGCTTGTAACCAATTCAAAACAGGAAGCAGCCTGCCAGCAATACGAACTGTACCAGGACAATGAAAACGAAAACCTGTTCATTTTTCATGAAATATGGCAGGATGCCGCTGGCTTTGAACAGCATACACAACAACCACATTACCTGCAATTTGGCCAGCAAGCCGGCCAAATGTTGGATGGTGAGGTAATAGTTTACAAAACGCAACGTGTTGCATAA
- a CDS encoding NAD(P)H-dependent oxidoreductase, translated as MKNIFVINGGQVFGHSGGRFNKTLLDATVNYFENNAGFEVRHTDINKPYDAKQEVENYKWADVIIYHTPVWWFSLPHGFKQYIDVVFTEGHQNGIYKSDGRSAANPTVNYGTGGMLHGKQYLLTTSWNAPKEAFTLPGEFFNERSVDEGVLFGFHRMNAFTGMKPLESIHFHDVEKNADIIKDLDRYRQHLDKLFINNNTQHEHLLNRTA; from the coding sequence ATGAAGAACATATTTGTAATAAACGGCGGCCAGGTATTTGGCCATTCGGGCGGTAGGTTTAATAAAACGCTGCTTGATGCTACCGTAAATTATTTTGAAAATAACGCCGGTTTTGAGGTTCGCCATACCGATATCAACAAACCTTACGATGCTAAACAGGAAGTAGAAAACTACAAATGGGCCGATGTAATTATTTACCATACCCCGGTATGGTGGTTTAGCCTGCCGCACGGTTTTAAACAATATATTGATGTGGTATTTACCGAAGGGCATCAAAACGGTATTTATAAAAGCGATGGCCGCTCGGCAGCCAATCCTACTGTTAACTATGGTACTGGCGGCATGCTGCATGGCAAACAGTACCTGCTAACCACCTCATGGAACGCGCCTAAAGAAGCATTTACCTTACCCGGAGAGTTTTTTAACGAGCGCAGTGTTGACGAAGGCGTACTGTTCGGCTTTCACCGCATGAATGCTTTTACAGGTATGAAGCCGTTAGAAAGCATCCACTTTCATGATGTAGAAAAGAACGCCGACATTATAAAAGACCTCGACCGTTACCGCCAACACCTCGACAAACTATTTATCAATAACAACACTCAACATGAACATTTACTTAACCGCACTGCTTAA
- a CDS encoding LysR family transcriptional regulator, whose protein sequence is MVNLEWFRSFKAIYETGSLTGAAEALFISQPGVSLHLNSLEAYVGYKLFDRTSRKMVSTERGKILYNYVQEAVSRLEDAERHFHKSNEKDIPTINIGMCFETFQFTLESYLPTLPFNVFIKFGEYPEMLADLDSGVLDMIITPQKGDYKGLEYKPFFKEKIVVIAGTQTNTAGLDQLVSENDVQGVHNWLITQKWYGTASDMEHLRRFWHANFGKRPDFKHNYIVPNMSSIIRCLSNGNGVAVIPDFLSKKELDAGHVHILWDGFNRVENTLYFGARKKSIYAEQIKMIEEIFVKEMVGI, encoded by the coding sequence ATGGTAAATCTGGAATGGTTCCGCAGCTTTAAGGCTATTTATGAAACCGGCTCGCTTACGGGCGCTGCCGAAGCCTTGTTTATTTCGCAGCCGGGCGTTAGTTTGCATTTAAACTCGCTCGAGGCTTATGTGGGCTATAAATTGTTTGATCGTACCTCGCGCAAAATGGTATCAACCGAGCGGGGCAAAATCCTGTACAACTATGTGCAGGAAGCGGTTTCACGATTGGAGGATGCCGAGCGGCATTTTCATAAAAGCAACGAAAAAGACATACCCACTATTAACATAGGCATGTGTTTTGAAACTTTTCAATTCACGCTCGAATCATACCTGCCTACCCTGCCCTTTAATGTGTTCATCAAATTTGGCGAATACCCCGAAATGCTGGCCGACCTGGATTCGGGCGTACTGGATATGATCATCACCCCACAAAAAGGCGATTACAAAGGGCTTGAATACAAACCCTTTTTTAAAGAAAAAATAGTGGTTATTGCCGGCACCCAAACCAATACTGCTGGTCTCGACCAATTGGTAAGCGAAAATGATGTACAGGGCGTACACAACTGGCTCATTACCCAAAAATGGTATGGTACCGCCAGCGATATGGAGCACCTGCGCCGCTTTTGGCATGCAAACTTTGGCAAACGCCCCGATTTTAAACACAATTACATCGTACCCAACATGAGCTCTATCATTCGCTGCTTAAGCAATGGCAATGGTGTGGCCGTAATTCCCGATTTTTTATCGAAAAAGGAGCTGGACGCCGGGCATGTTCATATTTTATGGGATGGCTTTAACCGGGTAGAGAATACGCTTTATTTCGGCGCCCGTAAAAAATCTATTTACGCTGAGCAAATTAAAATGATTGAGGAGATTTTTGTAAAGGAGATGGTGGGGATTTAG
- a CDS encoding histidine kinase dimerization/phosphoacceptor domain -containing protein, which yields MNFKFIYSILNHRSSGLAVLGLFVLFVSVAIAPVAVCADRNKSLNRDTEKDIEALKTTADKHLVQGKLDIAETELLEVLRRYRAIGFPNLHYTYDLLGLTYRNKGNFSKAIFYGLKTIESMEATHDTAAALTFYSRLANMYRELGQHEKSVEWYKKLLKDRRFTDGRNIYIFRDAGFLARELIKLKKEDEALNYILDIKAKNKPIGVHAEASLLASLAYCYDAARQNREADKYYLALIKLAPQLKKDNEVTTDVNYELGRYFINKQQYAQAGHFLQQALNASPGTNSASTVKDIYLMLYKVDSAGGNYFSATQNLMKNKILGDSIFNETKSRQIEELQVQYETAQKVKDIELLNNQNQLQRVKVDNANKIKNITLAGVVLLLIIMGLLFSRYRTKQKSNRVLEAHQQELDQKNIYLEKLNNKQEILLKEKEWLIKEVHHRVKNNLQMVTSLLYSQSVYLSDDAARVAVNDSLRRMQAMSLIHQKLYQDENTATIAISGYISELLRYLHESFDSGNEVVFEQHIEPLDLDVAQAVPLGLIITESIVNAIKYAFLNEQKGIVTITLKQDDPGYLLLKISDNGIGLPAAHETIEHKSLGLDLMKGLAKQLNGSFYIENNNGVHITVKFAVLDH from the coding sequence ATGAATTTTAAATTCATTTACAGTATTCTTAATCACCGTTCATCCGGCCTGGCGGTTCTTGGCCTGTTTGTACTGTTTGTTTCTGTTGCTATTGCTCCTGTAGCCGTCTGTGCTGATCGTAATAAATCCCTGAACCGGGATACGGAAAAGGATATAGAAGCATTAAAAACCACTGCCGATAAACATCTGGTACAGGGCAAACTGGATATTGCAGAAACCGAACTATTGGAGGTGCTTCGGCGCTACAGGGCAATAGGCTTTCCTAACCTGCACTATACTTATGATTTGCTTGGGCTTACATACCGCAATAAGGGCAATTTCAGCAAAGCCATTTTTTATGGTTTAAAAACCATAGAAAGTATGGAGGCTACGCATGATACTGCCGCGGCCCTTACTTTTTACAGCAGGCTTGCCAATATGTACAGGGAATTAGGTCAGCATGAAAAAAGTGTGGAATGGTATAAAAAGCTACTTAAAGACAGGCGGTTTACAGATGGAAGAAATATATACATTTTCAGAGACGCCGGTTTTTTGGCCCGGGAACTTATAAAGCTAAAAAAAGAAGATGAGGCTCTTAACTACATACTGGATATCAAAGCTAAAAACAAACCAATTGGTGTACACGCGGAAGCAAGCCTGCTTGCCTCACTGGCCTATTGTTATGATGCTGCAAGGCAGAATAGGGAAGCCGATAAATATTACCTGGCACTAATTAAACTGGCCCCGCAATTAAAAAAAGATAATGAAGTAACCACCGATGTTAATTATGAGCTTGGGCGGTATTTTATAAATAAACAGCAATATGCACAGGCCGGGCATTTTTTGCAACAGGCACTAAATGCTTCGCCGGGCACTAACTCGGCATCTACGGTTAAAGATATCTATCTAATGCTTTATAAGGTAGATTCGGCAGGGGGGAATTATTTTTCTGCCACACAAAATTTAATGAAAAATAAAATATTAGGCGATTCGATCTTTAATGAAACTAAAAGCAGGCAGATAGAAGAATTACAGGTGCAATACGAAACCGCTCAAAAAGTAAAGGATATTGAATTGCTTAACAATCAAAACCAGTTGCAGCGTGTAAAGGTTGATAATGCCAACAAAATAAAGAATATAACCCTGGCGGGTGTAGTGTTATTGCTGATTATTATGGGCTTGCTGTTTAGCAGGTATCGAACCAAACAAAAAAGCAACCGTGTGCTGGAGGCCCATCAACAGGAACTGGATCAGAAAAATATTTACCTGGAAAAACTAAATAACAAACAGGAGATACTGCTTAAAGAAAAAGAATGGCTGATAAAGGAAGTACATCATAGGGTAAAAAACAACCTTCAAATGGTAACGAGCCTGCTTTATTCGCAATCGGTGTATCTTAGCGACGATGCTGCCCGGGTGGCGGTAAACGATAGCCTTCGCCGGATGCAGGCCATGTCACTGATTCATCAAAAGCTTTACCAGGACGAAAATACGGCTACCATTGCCATATCCGGGTATATCAGCGAGCTGCTGCGTTACCTGCATGAAAGTTTTGACAGCGGCAATGAAGTAGTTTTTGAACAACATATTGAACCTTTGGATTTGGATGTTGCCCAGGCCGTACCGCTGGGCCTGATTATTACAGAGAGCATTGTAAATGCCATTAAGTACGCATTTTTGAATGAGCAAAAAGGGATAGTGACAATTACCTTAAAGCAAGATGATCCGGGATATTTATTATTAAAAATATCGGATAATGGCATCGGTTTACCGGCAGCACATGAAACTATCGAACATAAATCGCTCGGGCTGGATTTGATGAAGGGCCTGGCGAAACAGTTAAACGGCAGTTTTTATATCGAAAACAATAATGGCGTACATATAACGGTGAAGTTTGCTGTTTTAGATCATTGA